One region of Syntrophobacterales bacterium genomic DNA includes:
- a CDS encoding DMT family protein: MNRVLATVALLFASNIFMTFAWYGHLRNMSHKPWIIAALASWGIALSEYLLQVPANRIGHTNISPGQLKIIQEVITLSIFIPLSALYMKEKFTLDYLWAGFCLMGAVFFIFRSKIL, encoded by the coding sequence ATGAACAGGGTTTTGGCAACGGTGGCGTTGCTATTCGCAAGCAATATTTTCATGACCTTCGCGTGGTACGGGCACCTGCGGAACATGTCCCATAAGCCCTGGATTATAGCCGCCCTGGCGAGCTGGGGGATAGCGCTGTCTGAATATCTGCTGCAGGTGCCGGCCAACCGCATAGGGCATACGAACATCTCCCCGGGACAATTAAAAATAATCCAGGAAGTCATCACTCTCTCAATCTTTATCCCCCTTTCCGCGCTTTACATGAAAGAAAAATTTACGCTGGACTATCTCTGGGCGGGCTTTTGCCTGATGGGTGCGGTTTTTTTCATCTTTCGCAGCAAAATATTATAG